The Armatimonadota bacterium genome includes a window with the following:
- the rpoE gene encoding RNA polymerase sigma factor, protein MAHATVLAKVRESPAGDDDRILVERFQRGDDSAFDTLVGRHEEFVYNICLGILNSTDDADDAVQETFLAAYRALKKFRGDSKVSTWLYRIAVRECLDISRRRKRSSSLDEIVNEPSVGDGADDRALAGMVRATLDELPAHYRSALVLRYYGGLSYDEIAEAMGSTPGRVKMMLHRARRAFQNRWPEQG, encoded by the coding sequence ATGGCTCACGCGACGGTTCTGGCGAAGGTGAGAGAGAGTCCGGCAGGCGATGACGACCGGATACTGGTCGAGCGCTTTCAGCGCGGCGACGATTCGGCGTTCGATACGCTGGTAGGCCGGCACGAGGAGTTCGTCTACAACATCTGCCTGGGCATATTGAACAGCACGGACGACGCCGACGACGCCGTGCAGGAGACCTTCCTGGCAGCCTACCGCGCGCTCAAAAAGTTCCGGGGAGATTCCAAGGTCTCCACCTGGCTGTACCGTATCGCCGTGCGCGAGTGCCTGGACATCTCCCGCAGACGCAAACGCTCCTCTAGTCTCGACGAGATCGTAAACGAGCCGTCGGTCGGCGACGGGGCGGACGATCGGGCTTTGGCGGGCATGGTGCGCGCCACGCTGGACGAGTTGCCCGCTCATTACCGCTCGGCTCTCGTGCTCCGCTACTACGGCGGATTGTCCTATGATGAGATCGCAGAAGCCATGGGAAGCACCCCGGGGCGCGTCAAGATGATGCTGCATCGCGCGCGAAGGGCATTCCAGAATCGCTGGCCGGAGCAGGGATAG
- a CDS encoding nucleotidyltransferase, whose protein sequence is MSDPPGGMGAPVLRSLPPWQRSDLDAHASRLQEAFHQTGVSLAYVFGSLARGREADRKAISDLDIAVVFPPETPRETMRQAWYELRAALERVFGREDFDLVIANEASAALRYRIIRDRDLIYSAGEEELARFESQARRDWLDMAYFRAIQRKALEQRYGGDKR, encoded by the coding sequence TTGAGTGATCCGCCCGGAGGAATGGGCGCTCCGGTGCTGCGCAGCTTGCCGCCTTGGCAACGCTCGGACCTGGACGCGCACGCATCCCGACTGCAAGAAGCGTTCCATCAGACGGGAGTTTCGCTTGCGTACGTGTTCGGCTCGCTTGCGCGGGGCCGGGAAGCCGACCGCAAGGCCATCAGCGACCTGGACATTGCCGTGGTATTCCCGCCCGAGACCCCGCGCGAGACCATGCGCCAGGCCTGGTATGAGCTGCGGGCTGCCCTGGAGCGCGTGTTCGGGCGGGAGGACTTCGACCTGGTTATCGCGAACGAGGCTTCCGCCGCCCTGCGCTACCGCATCATCCGGGACCGCGACCTCATCTATAGCGCGGGAGAGGAGGAGCTGGCGCGATTCGAAAGCCAGGCGCGGCGGGACTGGCTGGATATGGCCTATTTTCGCGCCATTCAGCGGAAGGCGCTGGAACAGCGCTACGGTGGGGACAAGCGGTGA